AGTCCGTTTGGATTCTCTTCTTTTGTGGGTACCATGATAATATCTCCAGTTTCGTTGTTATCTCGAAAAGTTCGTCATGCGTGATCAGAGCGATATAGCTCAATTGCTCGGAATGCCTGCTCAACAAGTTCAAGTCGATACGCTCTGTTGCCAGACTCTAAATCCGAAAGATAGGCAGCAGATATGCAGAGCCGCCCCGCAAGTTTGCGAAGTGACAGCGCAGCTTGTTCGCGGTACTCTCGCATTAGTTTGCCCGTGTCCTTACAATGCTCCTTCTTGGCAATCTCCCATTGATGCTGAAGTCTTAGACACTCTTGCTCGCCATCCTGAACGCGCTTTAGTATGTTCGCTTTAATAAGCTTACTCATGATGCTATCACTCTCCTTTCTTTAATTGGTTTCAGGCTAGAAGCCCTCAAACTCTGGAAGTTTCTCGAATTGGTCCTCAGTGAGCTTGATGGTCGTGACGATGCCTCCTTCATACTCTGGATCTGTGAGAAATTCCGTAA
The Rubellicoccus peritrichatus DNA segment above includes these coding regions:
- a CDS encoding helix-turn-helix domain-containing protein; protein product: MSKLIKANILKRVQDGEQECLRLQHQWEIAKKEHCKDTGKLMREYREQAALSLRKLAGRLCISAAYLSDLESGNRAYRLELVEQAFRAIELYRSDHA